The nucleotide sequence CTGCCATAAAGCGCTTGTTTCCTGGGTTCCATCATCATTATTCCATGCACCTAAAAGTACTCGATCACCATCTGGGGCAGTAGAAGGATTGGTTAAACTATATCGCGCAGCCGCACCCGGATCATCCCCGGGAATTTGACGATATCGATCTATATAAAGGTAATACGCTGACGCAATATTTTTTTGTTCATTAATAGCGCTGCGTATTCTTGAATTTGTAACTAACTCTTGGCCACGCAAAATCGTGCCCAGCAATAAACCAATCACCACTAATACAATGGCAATTTCAATCAATGTAAAACCTGCTTGCTTACGCATCTCATT is from Gammaproteobacteria bacterium and encodes:
- a CDS encoding type II secretion system protein; the protein is MRKQAGFTLIEIAIVLVVIGLLLGTILRGQELVTNSRIRSAINEQKNIASAYYLYIDRYRQIPGDDPGAAARYSLTNPSTAPDGDRVLLGAWNNDDGTQETSALWQHLRADGLIPGARDTAEAFLPPRNPFDGDFGIQRNALGINGVAICMSNVPFQAATIIDTRLDDETGALTGSATGSVRAVLDTATANMAAGVTAYAADNRYIVCIEL